One region of Gorilla gorilla gorilla isolate KB3781 chromosome 15, NHGRI_mGorGor1-v2.1_pri, whole genome shotgun sequence genomic DNA includes:
- the LOC101144541 gene encoding interferon alpha-inducible protein 27, mitochondrial isoform X2 — MEASALTSSAVTSVAKVVRVASGSAVVLPLVVAMAAVPMVLSAMGFTAAGIASSSIAAKMMSMAAIANGGGVASGSLVATLQSLGATGLSGLTKFILGSIGSAIAAGIAKFY; from the exons ATGGAGGCCTCTGCTCTCACCTCATCAGCAGTGACCAGTGTGGCCAAAGTGGTCAGGGTGGCCTCTGGCTCTGCCGTAGTTTTGCCCCTGG TTGTGGCCATGGCGGCTGTGCCCATGGTGCTCAGTGCCATGGGCTTCACTGCGGCGGGAATCGCCTCATCCTCCATAGCAGCCAAGATGATGTCCATGGCGGCCATTGCCAATGGGGGTGGAGTTGCCTCGGGCAGCCTTGTGGCTACTCTGCAGTCACTGG GAGCAACTGGACTCTCCGGATTGACCAAGTTCATCCTGGGCTCCATTGGGTCTGCCATTGCGGCTGGCATTGCGAAGTTCTACTAG
- the LOC101144541 gene encoding interferon alpha-inducible protein 27, mitochondrial isoform X1 yields MEASALTSSAVTSVAKVVRVASGSAVVLPLARIATVVIGGVVAMAAVPMVLSAMGFTAAGIASSSIAAKMMSMAAIANGGGVASGSLVATLQSLGATGLSGLTKFILGSIGSAIAAGIAKFY; encoded by the exons ATGGAGGCCTCTGCTCTCACCTCATCAGCAGTGACCAGTGTGGCCAAAGTGGTCAGGGTGGCCTCTGGCTCTGCCGTAGTTTTGCCCCTGG CCAGGATTGCTACAGTTGTGATTGGAGGAG TTGTGGCCATGGCGGCTGTGCCCATGGTGCTCAGTGCCATGGGCTTCACTGCGGCGGGAATCGCCTCATCCTCCATAGCAGCCAAGATGATGTCCATGGCGGCCATTGCCAATGGGGGTGGAGTTGCCTCGGGCAGCCTTGTGGCTACTCTGCAGTCACTGG GAGCAACTGGACTCTCCGGATTGACCAAGTTCATCCTGGGCTCCATTGGGTCTGCCATTGCGGCTGGCATTGCGAAGTTCTACTAG
- the LOC101144541 gene encoding interferon alpha-inducible protein 27, mitochondrial isoform X3 produces the protein MAAVPMVLSAMGFTAAGIASSSIAAKMMSMAAIANGGGVASGSLVATLQSLGATGLSGLTKFILGSIGSAIAAGIAKFY, from the exons ATGGCGGCTGTGCCCATGGTGCTCAGTGCCATGGGCTTCACTGCGGCGGGAATCGCCTCATCCTCCATAGCAGCCAAGATGATGTCCATGGCGGCCATTGCCAATGGGGGTGGAGTTGCCTCGGGCAGCCTTGTGGCTACTCTGCAGTCACTGG GAGCAACTGGACTCTCCGGATTGACCAAGTTCATCCTGGGCTCCATTGGGTCTGCCATTGCGGCTGGCATTGCGAAGTTCTACTAG